A single window of Culicoides brevitarsis isolate CSIRO-B50_1 chromosome 3, AGI_CSIRO_Cbre_v1, whole genome shotgun sequence DNA harbors:
- the LOC134834288 gene encoding uncharacterized protein LOC134834288 → MNDESLSLLNLPNELLLCILEFLPLEDILEVRATCTQLFGICNDRFMSNTVLHFNYCSFPGDIIDVFTANFPRTVNRIRFGEQVDFEPTGNEAFLQHFGREIESLTFCQCKQLNDKQFLSLIKYFPDLQELEIKAHFLSVDEIFGRNTKLVDDENREELRHVFRKLRKFSTECCYVSPQQFNDLVALMPMLEGIKVSYISTFESCLTPKTISDFVWQRERQLQHLECGDSASDGIDDRFFRELSQLTDLQLKKFTFSMKSVHEEALKEFINTQSRLETLEIFHSWKMTNDMVEFIGENLPNLRVLALKNGVPRLKGLSFVRGLRQLRELHLVDNRDVMSTFKFNDDFHVSYGLEETFPLLEKLVLDNMIRGICISCWEKLAIAFPNVKFLSLYRNKIEDACLPVIFKNFRHLEELHLNRCHQITDVGMLDSENSTEPHPISSLTKLRVLQMKRCANITDQTFLKMGHLLNLRDLDVSETEISADGIAALVEKCPKLERLTFNECPNFDNNCLKSICETLKRLKFLNISRSKHELDWKLVANNCNYLQILIAEGCAMLIKDIYELFEKIPSLIYLKCSTLGIRRFEHKRDRVFYEYE, encoded by the exons ATGAATGATGAGTCGCTTTCCTTGTTAAATCTGCCAAATGag ttaTTGTTATGCATCTTGGAATTCTTACCGCTTGAGGACATTTTGGAAGTACGAGCGACCTGTACGCAACTTTTTGGCATTTGCAACGATCGTTTCATGTCCAACACAGTCCTTCATTTCAATTATTGCTCCTTTCCCGGCGACATAATCGACGTTTTTACCGCAAATTTTCCGCGTACCGTGAATCGCATTCGCTTCGGCGAGCAAGTCGACTTCGAACCAACCGGCAACGAGGCGTTTTTGCAGCATTTTGGACGAGAAATCGAGTCTCTTACCTTTTGCCAATGCAAACAATTGAACGATAAGCAATTTCTGTCGCTGATAAAATACTTTCCGGACCTGCAGGAGTTGGAAATAAAGGCACACTTTTTGTCTGtggatgaaatttttggtcGAAACACGAAACTTGTGGACGACGAGAACCGGGAGGAGTTGCGACATGTCTTTCGGAAGCTACGGAAATTCTCCACGGAATGTTGTTACGTGAGTCCGCAGCAATTTAACGACTTGGTAGCGTTAATGCCGATGTTAGAAGGCATCAAAGTCTCGTACATCTCGACTTTCGAAAGTTGTTTGACACCAAAGACGATTTCTGACTTTGTTTGGCAACGAGAACGGCAATTGCAGCATTTGGAATGTGGCGATTCGGCCAGTGACGGCATCGACGATAGATTTTTCCGTGAATTATCGCAACTCACGGACCtgcaattgaaaaaattcacctTTTCGATGAAGAGTGTGCACGAGGAAGCCCTCAAGGAGTTCATTAACACGCAATCCCGCCTCGAAACtctcgaaatttttcactCGTGGAAGATGACAAACGACATGGTCGAGTTCATAGGCGAGAATTTGCCGAATTTGAGGGTGCTGGCGCTCAAAAATGGCGTTCCGCGACTCAAGGGCTTGTCTTTCGTGCGTGGCCTGCGACAACTGAGGGAACTGCATCTCGTGGATAATCGCGATGTGATGTCAACTTTCAAGTTTAACGATGATTTTCACGTTTCTTATGGGCTGGAAGAGACTTTTCCCCTGCTCGAGAAGCTCGTTTTGGACAACATGATCCGCGGAATTTGTATTTCGTGTTGGGAAAAACTCGCGATTGCCTTTCCCAACGTAAAATTCCTCAGTTTGTACCGAAATAAGATCGAAGATGCTTGTTTGCCGgtgattttcaagaattttcgaCATTTGGAGGAACTTCATCTCAATCGGTGTCACCAAATAACCGACGTTGGGATGTTGGACAGTGAAAATTCGACGGAACCTCATCCGATATCGAGTCTGACGAAGTTACGGGTGCTTCAGATGAAACGTTGCGCTAATATAACTGATCAAACCTTCCTCAAAATGGGTCATTTACTGAATTTACGAGACCTAGACGTATCTGAAACGGAAATTTCCGCCGATGGAATCGCCGCTCTAGTCGAAAAATGTCCCAAATTGGAACGACTTACGTTCAATGAATGTCCAAACTTTGACAACAACTGCCTAAAAAGTATCTGTGAGACGTTAAAACGTCTGAAATTCTTGAATATCTCGCGATCTAAGCACGAACTCGATTGGAAGCTCGTTGCCAACAATTGCAACTATCTGCAAATACTGATAGCGGAAGGATGCGCCATGCTGATCAAAGACATTTACgagttatttgaaaaaattcccaGTTTAATCTACTTAAAATGCTCCACGCTCGGTATTAGACGCTTCGAGCACAAACGTGATAgagtattttatgaatatgagtaa